The segment GTGGTATCAACCAGTATGTGGGAATGATTTCCAAGCATTCGGTTTTGGGATGTAAAATGATTTGCACATTGGTGTATTTCAGGGAGCAATGTACATGTTGTGCAGCTTATTTCTTGACCGTGTTGTTATTTGCCCCCGTTGTATGAATCAAATTCTAGCTGTTTTGTGGCTGAGCTTCAAGCAGCATGTGCCATGCACAAGGTGCCTTTGTGTGAATCTCTGCCAAGGGTATCAATGGTTCTGTATGCGGTGATGCTATTTGCGGTAGGTCCGGGCTaggacgactttgacgactCCCCTCCTGATGTGAAATTCATGCTGTACCCACCagtcttgccgtccttggccatctgAAAATTGTCGGTACTTAGCCCGAAAGGCTTCAATATGCCGTCGCCGAGCGTCTTTAATTTCCCCCACATTTCTGACATTTCCTTCTCTTGCGCGGCCTTTGTTCGAGGGGGCAGTGTCTTGAGTTGACTTTGGACTGTGCGCAAATCTGCAGCTCCCAAGCCAGGCATAGTCGATAGTGTCTTGTAGTCCTCCTCTGCACCTGCGAGGTGTTGCCAACCCCCAGCTTCTGAACGAGCCCGGGCACGCCGCAGCAAAGCCTTGGTGCGGATTCTCCGAATGTCGGCTTTCCTCGTTTCAAGGAACGAATTCTGGGGCGGTGATGGTGCAGGAGCAGCACGGGATGCACCGGAACTGATGATCtcgtcgtcaacaccatctgGGTCTGTGAGTGAGGCTTCGCTCGATTCCTTGTCGCTTGAGTCCGACTTTTTCAAGTTGCTCATCGAGTTGCACAGACCCGGGTCTGTCTTTTCCAGCTCCACCAGTCCGTCCAATGCTTTGGAGGCAATCTTGATAGCTTCTGTCCACTGCTCTGTCTGTAAGTGGCAGGCGGCCATGTTGCTTTGGATAACGGCACGTTCATAATGCAGGTAGTTGGGGCATGACAATATGGCATGCTCGTACTTGGCCAGTGCATTCTCATAGTCCCTCGACGAGTACAGGGCGTTTGCTTCCGCCTTGATTGAATTTGACTCGGCAACCAATGCCTTCCACCGGGTGCACAAATGCATGTTAGTATGTGAGGATCATGAGGCTGGCAAGCAGGCAGACACGTCGAGCGGTTCAGGGTTGGGCTcacctgctcctcctcgaccgaGAACCTGACTATCTCCGGCACGGTGCCAACATCTGACGGGTCATGGCCTGCCGATTCTGCCATGTTCAGCGAGCGCAACAGAGATGTTACAGATGCAGAAGACAAAGGGCCGGGTTAATTGGAAAGCCAAGTGGAGACTGGCGACGGAGGGGGCAGAGAGTGAGAGGAGTCAAtgagaggaagagaaaacgCAGAGCCTCCATGTCTCAGCTGTGGCCACAAGCCGGTCAATAGTGGAGCACCGTGGATTGAAAACTTGCATCAGAAAAGGGTACATGGTGGAAGAGACGCAACCTGCATTGTTCATAGACATAGACCGGAGGCCAGTAGACTTGAAATTTTTTGAATTAATTCGCTCCCATGTTATAAACCCTGTTCCCCCCCGACTTGTCAATTTTCTTGCGTCGAGACCAGCCGTTCGTCCCAACTTCCTACGTGGTTCGCTCCGTGAATCGGTGGTTCTGACCAACCTCTCTGCTGTAGATGCACGCATAGTCCTCCTCGAGCACCATGGCGCCTAGAACAGAGTAAGTGTATCACACCCTTGCACCAGCacatttcttttcttcttcttcttcttcgataCGCCTCCTGTGGCAAGGAGGGGGGAAACAAGCGGCGAACATTGGGCTGACACCAATCCAAGTTTCCCTCCTGTTCGGGCCTGTCTcttcgacatggacggcctGCTTCTTGACACGGAAGATCTTTACACGCTGTGCGTGAACCTCGTCTTGGACAAATATGGACGGCCCCCGCTTCCCTGGTccgtcaaggccaaactCCAAGGTCGTCCCGGTCCGGCAGCCACCAAGATCTTCTCCGACTGGGCAAAGTTGCCCATCAGCACAGAGGAGTACATGGCCCAGCTCCATGTTTTCCACAACCAAGTGTTTCCGACTACCAAGCCGCTCCCCGGAGTCGTCGACTTGCTCACCAAGCTGTCGCACCCGGACATCGAGAATGTCCACATTGCCTTGGCGACAAGCTCTCACAAGAGCAACTATGAGCTCAAAACCGCTCACCTGGGGTACCTTTTGTCCAAGTTTCCAGATCACCGCCGTGTGCTTGGCGATGACGCTCGGCTGCAATCCGGTCGGGGCAAGCCACTTCCAGACATTTTCTTGCTGGCCCTGAAGACCATCAACGACTCCCTTCCAGCTGGCGAGAAGCCCATCACGCCCGAGGAATGCCTCGTTTTTGAGGACTCTGTCCCGGGCGTCGAGGCTGGCCGAAGAGCCGGGATGAGAGTGGTCTGGGTTCCACACGAAAAGCTCAAGGAGGAGGTTGCGGGCAGAGAGGAAGAGATTCTGGCCGGTCgtgctggagaagctggagaagTCGACATGCACCAGGTTGGTGAGATTGGGGACGGGTGGGCCGAGGAACTGACCACTCTGGAGGCGTTCCCATTCAAGAAGTATGGCATTGTTGTCCCTTCTTAGCAGAAAAATCTTGTTGCATTTCTTGATCTAAACTACTGAATGGCATGTTCTGACgatatctttttttttctctcttttggCAGTCTTCCCATTGTTACATACATCAAGGCATGCTGAGCATCCATCGATGCGGTGATTTAGAACACATCCTCGACTCTACGCACCGTGAACTAGAAGCTGTTTTGTACGACCACCGCTGCAGTGTCGATTTGGTTTAATTCTATGTGAGAAGCCAATATTTGATCTATGTCTTAATATACGTCGAAATAAGGTACAgtgtcaaaaaaaaaaaaaggagggaAAAAACAGAGATTCTATCGTAATACAGCCCCGTGTCTCCTACACAGTAGATCCCTCCATCCGAATAGACATTCCAATAAGCCTTGAACGGTCATCTCTGCCCCAGTCTGTCAACTCCCATAACCAGCCAAGTACATGGACCCTTGCATAGGTGGCTGCGTCGAGCCTGCATAAACCGGTGCCAGCGACATTTCAGCGTTTGTGGTCAAAGGAAACGGTCCATCCGAATACTCTTGATTGGCGCATCCGCTCTGTGCCAAGGGTATAACTTTGTCTCGTCGTAACTGCAATGCATCATGGGATGCCTCATTCGCAAACTCAACGGCTCCCAAGTCTGCAACCGGAGCTGGAATGGGCGCCAGAGCACCCTCAGTGGCATTTCCCACCGGAATGTACGATGCCGGGGTCGTCCCTATGGACGAAACGCTCGAACAGCCCGTGGACGCTGATGTCGCAAGTTGCGGCGCCCATGCAGCACTACGCGGGACGTTGAGATATGTCAATGATGGGTGCTGGTATTGCTCCCCGTGTTGGACGTGGCCAGAATTATGCTGGCCCGGGACCGAACGCGGGGGGCTATAATTTGTGTCATTTCTGGAACTGTAATCTGCCTCTTGTTTGCTCGTCAACGAGGCATCCGGTATCATCATTCCTCGGGGAGCGCATGCAGGAGGCCTGGGACAGCCGACAGCGGCAGACGCACGGAATTGTCGCAGTTCGGTCTCCAAAGCCTCATTACATCGTAATAAATGCTGGAATTCTCTGTTGAAATCCCTACTTCGGAGGCGGCGAACCTCGTGCTCTAGACGAGCGATATGTTGTTTGGTCCTTGCTCGAATGGCCCTCTGAGACTCGCGGTCGTTGGCTCGCTTCCGCTCCAGTTGAGCAGAGTTCAGATTCGATGCTGTTCTTGAAGCTAGGAGATGATTCAGACCGTCGTGTTAGCCGCTGTGCCATGAGTTGTATGACGGTGGAAGCGTATTGCACTTTGTGTCAAGGGATGGTTCACCTTTACTCTTGGCTGTTCTGGTTCCAGAATCAGATGCATTGGAGGTCGGTGTTGACATCGTGACTACGCTGACGCCTTGGTAGTCTGCAAGTTTCAGCTTGTCGGGACAGGGCAGGGCAGACAGAGTGAGTTATTACAATGAGCGTGCGGCGAAACCGACGTATGGCGCCGCATTGAGATCAACTCAAGCAGTTCCTATGCATCTAGGAACGGGTTAGAAGCCAAAATAAATGGGTTCTGGAAATAGCCGATCCTGGGACGCGCATCTTGCGATGGTAGAGAGGGAGTAAGAGTCCTCTAGTAACCACGGCAAGAACCTAACCATCCTTTGTGAGATGAATTATTTAAACATGTACGCTTCGCATTGTCCTGTGAATTTTTTATGAAACTACGGCTGAAGTTGAGTTCCCAAATACTCAACATGGCGGCACGACGGACATTCAAGCAGTACCCTACCCTACCCTACTCAATACTCAAATATGAGAACTCGAAGAGATCGAGGAGATTGCTAAATTGCTTTATCACTCGTCTATTCACCGGGATGAGCCTGCCAAACCACCGGCTCATGCCGAAACGAGTCTCGGGGCGTCCGCGCGGTCTCGACGGGCTCTAGAATAAGCATTCCCCATGATGTCATTTCCCTTGGGTCTTCGTTCGGCACAACATAGTCGAAGCCGCAATATGTCTATACTCCATACGCATATGCAGGGAGCCCCGAAACGCAAATACTACATACGGCGAGCATTCTTGTAATGCCTGGCGATACGGAACCTCCAGTCCGAGGTGCCTCGCTGGCTGAAAATAGTGATCAAGGCTCACGCACAACCCgcgtcttgactcttgagtcCATGTCAGCGTTGGGGCCTCTAAACCCCACCCATTCACGCCATCTATCCTACTGGGGTTAACGTACGGAACCTCGTATTTTAGAGTTGATCAACGAACCCGGTCACACAGCCAGGTGAGCAGAAGTAATGACTAGCATGCAGCTGCACCTAATATATGCATATGCATACCTACATTGAACTAATTTAACCTTGCACCGCTCTTGTTGAGCGGTATTTCCCGCCTCAGACCTGTCAGATAAACTATAGACATCAATTATAAAATGGGGTCATTCTCTCTTACAATCTCAATGCTGCTCAGCCGGATTGATAGTAGTGGATCCTGTTTCCTAAAGAGGGCATAGTGCAGTTGCGTGTTTATCGGGTTGTTCTTTCCATCGAGCAAAGACCCAATGCCAACAAAACTCGCCCTTCATTCCAACATGGTCTCACTTGCAAGCTAAACCGTCAATGCATCAATACAACCAAAGATTCCCGAGCACCCAGGTCCACAATGGATTTACCGAAAGAGGagggaaaaagcaaaaagcaCAAAAAGCACAAAAAATGGGTCAACTCTGTaatacatacggagtagccataGGGCGTCCCGGAACACAGCATAATCGGAAGAGGTCGCAAATCAGCGACTCACAATTTCACAAACAGCACAAGCCGCGAATCTATGACCCGACGCTCTTTTCGTAAAAACCGGCCGTATGGGGCGGGGCCCGAAGCGAGGAAGCATTTCGAAGACGTAAGGTGAACATCTTCCTGCGCCCGAGTGGCCTAACGTAGCATCGGCCTGAGCGATATACCAAGGATCTTCCAACACAGGCATCTTGGCGTCACCGTACGCTGTCCCGCGTTTTACAAGGGTAAATCCTTGTTTTCAGCGGGCTGTAGGGCCTTGGTTTCCTACTTGGTCACTGAAGATGCTTAATCGGTTAGCTCCCATGCAAATATCTTGCCCAGGTTTCTCCTTCTTACAGATTATATCCCAGAAGTTACCGGTGACGGGTGGAGATGTCCGGATGGGCGCCGGCAACATCAATCGATGTCTGAACACACCAGTGGGGCCGGGAGACATGGACTGTCTGATGCCATTATGTGCCGAGATTGCTCACTCGGCCAATGTTGTGAGTGTCTCGGATGGTTTGTCCTCCTCGCTCATGTCTAGTCCAGCCATAAGTATCCGGGGCCTGCCCTCTGGTGAGCCGTCTGGCCCTGTCTCCTAACTGAATTTTTGCCGTCACCATCAAAAGCAAATTCAGCACCTTGACCTTTGCCGTGAGACTTCGTGTCGATACCTCTGCACCATGTGGTTCGGTGCTGTTACCGTCTTGTCcgtgctgccatggctggcctCGGCAGCACCCGTGACTGATACCAAGCCCAAGATTGACTATGATGCAATCATTGTGGGAGGCGGTCCGTCTGGGCTGGCTGCTCTGAGTGCCTTGGCACGTGTTCGTCGCAATGTCCTGCTGGTAGACTCGGGCGTATACAGAAACGGCCCTACAAGACACATGCACGATGTTTTGGGTTTTGACGGTACGGCTACACACCATCAAGTATTTCCGCCGCTTCAGATGACGGCTTTGCTAACTAAGAGGGGTTCAACAGGTGTTCGACCTGCATACTATCGCTGGGCAGCCCGAGAGCAAATCTCCCATTATGACACTGTTTCCATGACCAACGGAACCGTGACCAACATCACCGCCCAGGAGAACAACACCTACTTTACCGTAACCGGTACTTACCAGGACAACGAGGAGAAGACTCTGACGGCCCGCAAGGTCGTCCTCGGCACTGGGCTCAAGGACCTCCTCCCCGACACTCCCGGTCTCATCGAGAACTGGGGCAAAGGAATCTACTGGTGCCCCTGGTGCGACGGCCACGAGCATGCGGACCAGTCCATCGGTCTGCTCGGTCCCCTGACAAGTGTCCCGGGTACGGTTCGCGAAATCCTCACTCTCAATAGGGACATCATTGCCTTTGTCAATGGCACCGACACCCCTTCCAACCGTGAAGCCACCGAAAAGGACAATCCTCGCTGGCAGGATTACCTGAATCTACACAATGTGACGGTTGAGAACCGCACTATTGCCTCAATAGAGCGCCTGAAGAATGGCTCCAACCCCAATGCCGACCCCAGCCTGCCTTCGTACCCGGAGTACGATCTGTTCCGTGTCCACTTCACCGACGGGGACTCCGTCACCCGGGCCGCCTTCCTAACCAGCTTCAAGCACAAGCAATACTCAAACGTCGGAGAGGAAGCCGGCGTTGTATTGTACGGCGAGAAGCTAGGCGTCGACCCTACAAAGGGTCTTGTCACCAACGTTCCTGGAATCTACGCCATTGGCGACTGCAACTCAGACAATTCGACCAATGTACCGCATGCGTTGTACAGCGGGAAGCGGACCGCCGTCTTTTTACATGGTGAGCATGCCCTCCCTCCTCTGCAGAAATTCGGAAGGAAGGAAAATTACTAACTCATCGGGGTGACAGTGCAATTAGAAAGGGAGACTGCTAACGCGGAGCTGGCTGGCTTGAACAAGACATTGCATACACGAAGTCTTCACGAGGAGGTTCGTTCTCTTTGGGATCACATgaacggcggcaaggacgacTTGTTATACGCCGGGCCTTTCGAGGAATAAAATTTCTGCACGTGGGCTTTTTGTATATGATATGACACGGCATTGTTAGTTACAGGTGCCCAGTACCAAGGTGGAATTTGGCATTTTAACCTATAAACCAGCGTAATGAGATTTTTTGACTTATGAATCCTGAATGTCAAGGCTCATGCCTTTTGGAATGTGAGGTTGGGTCTGTTTCATTTTTATTGTTTTACTAATTACTTATCCCCATCGATTGATGATTGCAATACAAACTAGATGGTCGACTGCTGAGATGCTCACACTTTCTGTATCCGTGTCTGGTGAACGGTCTTGCGAGACCAGTTACCCTGAAGCAGAATACAGCAAAGGGTCGGTGACGTCATGAGGTGCCCTCATCTGAACGCGGGACGCAGCGTTTGAACTCTGTCTGGAAACTGCTGCCACTTCCAAGCTGCCGCACACTGGTTGTCTATTTCATTCGCCGAGGGCGACTATCTCCCTTAAGTACGATCTAATAGACTAAGGCTAAGCAGTTGATCCCCGGCTACTTGTACGTGCGGGGAATCTATCGGCCCAAAATAGCCAAACAAACAagctcttggtcttggtgctTACCAACACGACCTCCAGGTCAACTAGTCTcgtggacaagaagacggccaaacAACGGCACCATGGCAGACTCCCAACGCTTCTCACTTACCAAAACCCTCCTTTCATCCGACGCCGCTGGCTTCCGGCAGGCTACCCAGTCGACCTTTCTCCAGCGAGCAGCCGAGGGCAAGGTCCCCAAAGACACTCTGGGGCAATGGCTCGCCAACGACCGCCTCTACATCTTGGGATACATCCGAGGAATCGGCAAGACGCTAAGCTTCCTGCCCCTCCCGGAAacggtgccgccgccgtcacaaGGCAGCAGAGAAACAGCTACCACCCGTCTCCTAGACTGGCTCATCGACGCCGCGACCAACATCCGCCGTGAAGAAAAGTTCTTTGTCGACACGGCACGCAAGTTCGGCATCAGTGTCAACCTgcccgccgacgaggacggccaCGTCCCCGACAGCGCCAAGCTGGAAGGCCTGCGGCGCTTCGAAGCTCTCTTTGGCGGGCTTGgccccagcgccagcgccacccTGCCGTGGCTAGAGtgcgccgtcgtcttctaCGGGACGGAGAAGTGCTATCTGGAGGCGTGGACGTGGGCCAGGAACCGCCAGCGCGAGCTGGGTGAGCTGGAGGGCGGAGATGCCGATGGCGGGGCCTTGCGCACCGAGTTTATTCCAAACTGGACTGGCACCGAGTTTGCTGCCTTTGTCGACCAGCTTGGCAAGATCGTGGACGATGCCGTTGTGGAGTGCACCAGAGGCGCGGGAGACGAGGTTAGAAATGAGCTTGTTGAGCGGTCGTTGGCCAAGTGGCGAGAGCTGCTGGCGGCCGAGAAGGCTTTCTGGCCGGCAATGGAGTGATGATGGTACGTGCCCTGTCCTGTGCTTTATCATGCACGGTGCCTGGAAATGGCTGTGAGGCTTTGGAAACAAGCCGGAGATGATGTGATGGTGGCCTGCATCATGAAAGGGAGGGGCGCCAGGCGCCAATTCTACTCCGCGGTTCCTTGGAGTGGACGGCTGGGCGGATATGCTTGGCGTCTTGGCGTCGAGGTTTGTTTCCTTTTAATGTTCCTCCCAGCACGACGCACGGGTTTTCATGCACGGCCTGTATCTTGTAATCTCGAGTCTCTCTGTCCTGTTTGCGAATCGTCATCTGACGAGTGTGCCAGTGTACTGCTTGCAGAGAGAACAACACAGCTGCAGATCTGGAACTGCTGTTTTCCCCCGCTTTGTCTCTTGTTTCTTTCAAGTTGTGCTAGTGTGCCTCGGCTTATTCTTGCAATGCCAAGCACGTAAAGTCACCCTGATCGTATGGCCAGTACTACCACTCCCCAAGGCTCATATTACATGCATGGAACTTGTTCGCCGGGAATGCCGGGGTGAAGTCGCATGTGCACACTTACACAAAGGGGACGGACCACACATTTGGGGGTGCATCACGACAGACGCTTCAGTGTTTCGGCGATGATTGCAGGCCAGGCTTGGAGCTGTGTGCTGCAGCAGCGGGCacaataataatagtaatagCGGACGCGGTGCTTCCTCCGCCGGGTTAGCGGCACGCTTATTCAGGATTAGCGCTAATAGATAGAtctatttattatattacgtatataactttaataacTCTCG is part of the Metarhizium brunneum chromosome 4, complete sequence genome and harbors:
- the TTC1 gene encoding Tetratricopeptide repeat protein 1, with product MAESAGHDPSDVGTVPEIVRFSVEEEQALVAESNSIKAEANALYSSRDYENALAKYEHAILSCPNYLHYERAVIQSNMAACHLQTEQWTEAIKIASKALDGLVELEKTDPGLCNSMSNLKKSDSSDKESSEASLTDPDGVDDEIISSGASRAAPAPSPPQNSFLETRKADIRRIRTKALLRRARARSEAGGWQHLAGAEEDYKTLSTMPGLGAADLRTVQSQLKTLPPRTKAAQEKEMSEMWGKLKTLGDGILKPFGLSTDNFQMAKDGKTGGYSMNFTSGGESSKSS